The Celeribacter marinus genome window below encodes:
- a CDS encoding O-antigen ligase family protein, with translation MILHAPPRNDMSAAVQPDHARNGIAPLQFAVSFLPDHNNIHASNRANASLYIWLIGLMVILVPVPFGSHRPMPWAIWAIVASVMMIGFVIRQKDYTYRIQTQSGILALAALSPLFSAGQLLPLGHLFDGAFPPDAAPKTLTLSPSATLLAILRLATYAMLFILTFEVCSRPRHARKLAQIIFYGVTLHAVVAMILLSVMGDRSVWGEKTAYLGWATGPFVNRNSFASFMGLGIVIGIGLVFTPQKHRRADPRILPRQTRPRADARTVANAVCLALLCTALIASGSRMGTAATIIGACVTCAAMATGNTHKVRITWRQLIGAAGILTMFALFLMSRDIGARLLFFMPDLNIRLDLYANIWDLISTRPWVGYGLDTFQVAFPLVHDQRASPAVIWDLAHNSYLTLWAEVGLIAGTAPMIALAWSAVRLMRGVRRAARSEFAPALALGTLAMAATHSLVDFSFEVQANTLLLVVIVAMGLSLSNRYQMELK, from the coding sequence ATGATTTTACACGCTCCACCTCGCAACGACATGTCCGCCGCAGTTCAACCGGATCATGCACGCAATGGTATCGCACCGCTGCAATTCGCCGTGTCCTTCCTACCAGACCACAACAACATACATGCCTCAAACCGCGCCAACGCCTCGCTCTACATCTGGCTCATAGGCCTCATGGTCATCCTCGTTCCGGTTCCATTTGGCTCACACCGACCAATGCCGTGGGCGATATGGGCCATAGTCGCATCCGTCATGATGATAGGCTTTGTGATCCGCCAAAAAGATTATACCTATCGCATTCAAACCCAGAGCGGCATTTTGGCTTTGGCCGCACTCTCACCGCTATTTTCAGCAGGCCAACTCTTGCCATTGGGTCACCTGTTTGACGGAGCATTCCCACCAGACGCCGCCCCCAAAACCCTCACGCTTAGCCCCTCCGCGACCCTGCTCGCCATCTTGCGTCTTGCGACATATGCCATGCTGTTCATCCTCACATTCGAGGTCTGTAGCCGCCCGCGCCATGCCCGCAAACTCGCGCAGATCATTTTTTACGGTGTCACGCTACATGCTGTCGTAGCGATGATTTTGCTCAGCGTCATGGGGGATCGGTCTGTTTGGGGAGAGAAAACCGCCTACCTCGGGTGGGCAACCGGCCCATTTGTGAACCGAAATTCCTTTGCGAGCTTCATGGGCCTTGGCATTGTCATCGGAATCGGCCTTGTGTTCACGCCGCAAAAGCACAGGCGCGCTGATCCGCGCATTCTGCCGCGCCAAACGCGCCCGCGCGCGGACGCCCGAACAGTCGCCAACGCTGTGTGTTTGGCCTTGCTGTGCACGGCACTCATTGCGTCAGGATCGCGCATGGGGACCGCCGCAACGATAATCGGCGCATGCGTCACCTGTGCCGCTATGGCGACTGGAAACACACACAAAGTGCGTATCACATGGCGTCAGCTCATCGGCGCGGCCGGCATACTTACCATGTTCGCGCTCTTTTTAATGTCACGAGACATCGGTGCGCGGTTGCTCTTTTTTATGCCCGATCTGAACATACGCTTGGATCTATATGCAAACATTTGGGATCTGATTTCGACACGGCCATGGGTCGGATACGGGCTTGATACGTTTCAAGTCGCATTTCCCCTTGTGCACGATCAACGCGCTTCCCCCGCCGTCATCTGGGATTTGGCACATAATTCGTACCTGACACTATGGGCTGAAGTGGGGCTTATTGCGGGAACTGCGCCCATGATCGCCCTAGCATGGTCAGCAGTGCGCCTCATGCGCGGTGTGCGGCGCGCAGCTCGGTCTGAGTTTGCACCCGCTCTAGCACTGGGGACATTGGCGATGGCGGCCACGCATTCATTGGTTGATTTCAGCTTTGAAGTACAGGCCAACACGTTGCTACTGGTCGTGATTGTTGCAATGGGTTTGAGCCTGTCCAACAGATATCAAATGGAGCTGAAATGA
- a CDS encoding metallophosphoesterase, translating to MIHWPWRTATPATGQLKKLTLDHTPSVTYAVGDIHGYYDLYRQLEHQIVVDARTFDGPALLIVLGDMIDRGPKSAQLLDHLLTPMPDGITRICLRGNHEDMCLRALSTPQSADDWIACGGAETLTSYGFHPDQGKQHAIHTPHWHPAMVAQIPLSHRQFLADLPVCVVLPKWVFSHAGLNPTRNIDQQRKDDLIWTDPTVLQGHTFAQCLIHGHLPVDVPSVGHKTINIDTGAYKSGILTAVRLVEGRAPYFITADAHVSQASANF from the coding sequence ATGATCCATTGGCCTTGGCGCACCGCTACCCCCGCAACGGGTCAGCTCAAAAAGCTAACTTTGGACCACACGCCAAGCGTCACCTATGCGGTTGGCGATATTCACGGGTACTACGACCTTTACAGGCAGCTCGAGCACCAGATCGTTGTGGATGCGCGCACCTTTGACGGTCCAGCCTTACTCATCGTACTCGGAGACATGATTGACCGAGGCCCCAAATCTGCGCAGCTTTTGGATCATCTGTTGACGCCCATGCCTGATGGGATCACCCGCATATGTCTGCGCGGAAACCACGAAGACATGTGTCTTCGTGCTCTAAGCACGCCGCAATCGGCCGACGACTGGATCGCGTGTGGTGGCGCTGAAACCCTGACCTCCTACGGTTTTCACCCAGATCAGGGCAAACAGCACGCAATCCACACACCGCACTGGCACCCCGCAATGGTGGCGCAGATCCCATTGAGCCACCGCCAGTTCCTCGCCGATCTTCCGGTGTGCGTCGTCCTTCCAAAATGGGTCTTTTCTCACGCAGGCCTAAACCCTACGCGCAACATCGATCAACAACGCAAAGACGATTTGATTTGGACCGATCCAACCGTTTTGCAAGGTCACACCTTTGCCCAATGCCTGATCCACGGCCACCTTCCCGTCGACGTCCCAAGCGTTGGACATAAAACGATAAATATCGATACCGGAGCCTATAAGAGCGGCATTCTCACAGCGGTCCGCCTTGTTGAGGGGCGCGCTCCTTATTTCATCACCGCAGACGCCCACGTGTCGCAGGCATCCGCGAATTTTTGA
- a CDS encoding GumC family protein: protein MNLESTDISGLMSMIKRQIRLMALSGAIIIGLVLVYLFNTTPLYTSSALIYVDPSKKDLLATEQFGSLSGLAENSKIESEVEILRSNRVLFETMTQLRLVQDTEFGPRLSRFDQIKTALGLTTSSQGDPTKMVAATAVKLSDALRIQRKGLTYLISVSATSSSPQKAATIANTLSEVYIAQQVAAKTDAALSARDVLQAQINTAKTQLARSESGFDRFMSDNSARLKAEVGTDVFLELERQVTAARESTRQIKAQIETAQTARASKDWDALVTALSNDALAGLNAQRRQIELRLTGTQESAQTQESLRAALSQTQSQMDQQADDAISSFQTTLTVRQNSLAEAQRAMRQEMMQGDLSPETLASLFEIQQEADIAQRQYTTLLSSLRSIEAQALVQVADSRVVSDAIASSFPSAPNYKISLAIALIVASGVAFGLAIINEYFVGGVSALSQLRNLVSGPVIGLIPNVTITDTQLSIADLVTDAPMSLFSEALRRARAHIDQGLRDHPSRCVVMMVTSANIGEGKSSVSLALARTYANAGKNVLLIDADLRRPSQHKYIGFEPDEGFLEYLRDSRDKKEVGRSFYVADPKSQAAIILGRGNADLPTDQLLQTTAFCDLIESARQSVDIVIIDTPPVLPVVDARYIAPLVDAIVFTVRYGTTAQGDVRDATAQLEAAKKSDTPIFATLNADETQSMRGGYYYAEVE from the coding sequence ATGAATTTGGAATCCACGGATATATCGGGCCTCATGTCGATGATCAAACGCCAGATACGGTTAATGGCACTGAGCGGTGCCATCATCATCGGGCTGGTTTTGGTGTACTTGTTCAATACAACCCCACTCTATACCTCCAGTGCGCTGATCTACGTCGATCCCTCGAAAAAGGATCTCTTGGCGACCGAGCAATTCGGATCCCTATCCGGCTTGGCGGAAAACTCGAAAATCGAGAGCGAGGTCGAAATTTTGCGCTCGAACCGTGTGTTGTTCGAGACGATGACACAACTGCGCTTGGTCCAAGACACCGAGTTTGGTCCTAGGCTGAGCCGCTTTGATCAAATCAAAACGGCGCTTGGCCTGACGACCTCGTCGCAGGGCGACCCAACAAAAATGGTTGCGGCCACAGCGGTGAAGCTAAGTGATGCCCTGCGCATACAGCGAAAGGGACTAACATACCTCATTTCTGTATCCGCCACATCGTCCAGTCCCCAAAAAGCGGCGACCATCGCCAATACCTTGTCCGAGGTCTATATTGCACAACAAGTGGCGGCCAAAACCGATGCCGCATTGTCCGCGCGCGATGTCCTACAGGCGCAAATCAACACCGCAAAAACGCAACTCGCCCGCAGCGAATCCGGGTTCGACAGATTCATGTCCGACAATTCGGCGCGTTTAAAAGCCGAAGTTGGAACCGATGTATTTTTGGAACTGGAACGACAGGTCACAGCGGCACGGGAAAGCACACGCCAAATCAAAGCACAGATTGAAACCGCGCAAACCGCTCGGGCAAGCAAGGATTGGGATGCGCTCGTCACTGCATTGTCAAATGATGCATTGGCGGGCCTCAATGCTCAACGACGCCAAATTGAACTGCGTCTGACAGGCACGCAAGAGAGCGCACAAACACAAGAGAGCTTGCGTGCCGCGCTGTCCCAGACCCAATCCCAGATGGATCAACAGGCAGACGATGCAATTTCATCGTTTCAAACCACATTGACGGTACGCCAGAACAGCCTCGCCGAGGCGCAACGCGCAATGCGCCAAGAGATGATGCAAGGTGATTTATCGCCTGAAACACTGGCGAGCCTGTTTGAAATCCAACAAGAGGCAGACATTGCACAACGCCAGTATACCACGCTTTTGTCGAGCTTGCGCAGTATCGAAGCACAGGCATTGGTCCAAGTTGCTGACAGTCGCGTGGTGTCTGACGCGATTGCATCAAGCTTTCCCAGCGCCCCAAATTACAAAATCTCGCTCGCAATTGCGTTGATAGTCGCGAGTGGCGTGGCATTCGGATTGGCGATCATAAACGAGTATTTTGTGGGAGGGGTGAGTGCTCTTAGCCAATTGCGCAATCTTGTGTCTGGCCCGGTAATCGGCCTTATTCCAAACGTAACGATCACCGATACACAACTCAGCATTGCCGATTTGGTCACGGATGCACCGATGTCTTTGTTTAGCGAAGCCCTACGCCGCGCGCGCGCCCATATTGATCAAGGCCTCAGGGATCACCCATCGCGTTGTGTCGTCATGATGGTGACATCTGCAAACATTGGCGAGGGAAAATCCTCCGTATCGCTCGCCTTGGCCCGCACCTATGCAAATGCCGGCAAGAACGTGTTGTTAATTGACGCCGATCTGCGGCGACCCTCGCAACACAAATACATCGGGTTCGAGCCAGACGAGGGATTTTTGGAGTACCTTAGAGATAGCCGCGACAAAAAAGAGGTTGGGCGCAGCTTTTATGTGGCCGATCCAAAATCGCAGGCGGCCATCATACTCGGGCGCGGCAATGCGGACCTACCCACGGATCAATTGCTACAGACCACCGCCTTTTGCGACCTGATTGAAAGCGCGCGACAAAGTGTTGATATCGTCATCATAGACACGCCACCGGTTTTGCCCGTTGTTGATGCGCGCTATATCGCGCCCTTGGTCGATGCGATTGTCTTCACGGTGCGATATGGCACAACAGCACAAGGTGACGTGCGTGACGCCACGGCCCAACTAGAGGCCGCGAAAAAGAGCGACACGCCTATTTTTGCAACACTCAACGCCGATGAGACCCAATCTATGCGGGGCGGCTATTACTATGCCGAAGTGGAATAA
- the rfbA gene encoding glucose-1-phosphate thymidylyltransferase RfbA yields the protein MTQRKGIILAGGSGTRLYPLTMAISKQLMPIYDKPMIYYPISVLMLAGIREIAVITTPQDQAQFQRLLGDGSQWGVSLTYIEQPSPDGLAQAYVLAEDFLDGAPSAMVLGDNIFFGHGLPEMLMAADQKSEGGTVFGYHVADPERYGVVKFDADGTVEQIVEKPDVAPSNYAVTGLYFLDGDAPRRAKLIAPSARGEVEIVTLLETYLADGTLTVERMGRGYAWLDTGTHASLLDAGNFVRTLSQRQGMQSGCPEEIAYNAGWIDDAKMAEHVETFKKTEYGDYLKALIAPSR from the coding sequence ATGACACAGCGCAAGGGCATTATTCTCGCGGGCGGATCAGGCACGCGCCTTTACCCGTTGACCATGGCCATTTCAAAACAGCTGATGCCAATTTATGACAAGCCGATGATCTACTATCCGATTTCGGTGCTGATGCTTGCGGGCATTCGTGAGATCGCAGTGATTACAACGCCTCAGGATCAAGCGCAGTTTCAACGTCTTTTGGGCGACGGCAGCCAGTGGGGGGTGTCATTGACCTATATTGAGCAACCTTCACCAGATGGATTGGCGCAGGCCTATGTGTTGGCGGAAGATTTCTTGGACGGGGCGCCCTCCGCGATGGTTTTGGGGGACAACATTTTCTTTGGCCATGGCTTGCCCGAGATGCTAATGGCTGCGGATCAAAAGTCGGAGGGCGGCACGGTCTTTGGCTATCACGTGGCCGATCCCGAACGCTACGGTGTGGTCAAATTCGACGCTGATGGAACAGTCGAGCAGATCGTCGAAAAACCGGATGTCGCGCCGTCGAATTATGCCGTGACGGGGTTGTATTTTCTCGATGGGGACGCGCCGCGCCGCGCCAAGCTGATTGCCCCGTCCGCGCGCGGTGAGGTCGAGATTGTCACCTTGCTTGAAACTTATTTGGCAGATGGAACGCTGACCGTCGAGCGTATGGGGCGCGGTTATGCGTGGCTTGATACGGGCACGCATGCCTCGCTGTTGGACGCCGGAAACTTTGTACGTACGCTGTCACAGCGCCAAGGCATGCAATCGGGCTGCCCCGAAGAAATCGCCTATAATGCCGGATGGATAGATGACGCTAAAATGGCCGAACATGTCGAGACATTCAAAAAAACCGAATACGGTGATTATTTGAAGGCTCTGATTGCCCCCTCCCGTTAA
- the rfbD gene encoding dTDP-4-dehydrorhamnose reductase produces MILVFGSSGQVASELKPLLPDAVFLARADVDLSDPERCDAVIRSIAPDAVINAAAYTAVDQAEDDEAAAMAVNGHAPTQMAQTCAALGIAFVHISTDYVFDGAGDTPFAPDHPTAPLGAYGRSKLAGEHGVRDAGGVHVILRTSWVFSPYGANFVKTMLRLSQTRDALSVVADQIGGPTPARAIARACVHIAEALRVDPSKSGTYHFSGAPDVSWAQFARAVFDAAHRAVAVTDIATIEYPTPAKRPQNSTLDCTSTVATFGIERPDWRAHLIDLMTELDTPR; encoded by the coding sequence ATGATCCTTGTGTTCGGATCATCGGGTCAGGTCGCAAGCGAGTTAAAGCCGCTCTTGCCAGATGCTGTATTTTTGGCGCGTGCGGATGTCGATTTGAGCGATCCCGAGCGATGTGATGCGGTGATCCGTTCCATAGCGCCTGACGCGGTTATAAATGCGGCCGCTTATACAGCTGTGGATCAGGCTGAAGACGACGAAGCGGCGGCCATGGCGGTCAACGGGCACGCGCCCACGCAAATGGCTCAGACATGTGCCGCGCTGGGGATTGCGTTTGTCCATATCTCGACGGACTATGTGTTTGATGGTGCGGGCGATACCCCGTTTGCCCCTGATCATCCCACTGCGCCTCTTGGAGCCTACGGGCGCAGCAAGCTTGCGGGGGAGCACGGTGTGCGTGACGCGGGTGGCGTGCATGTTATTTTGCGCACATCATGGGTGTTCTCGCCGTATGGAGCCAACTTTGTGAAAACCATGCTGCGGCTGTCGCAAACGCGTGATGCGTTGAGCGTTGTTGCCGATCAAATTGGCGGGCCAACTCCGGCACGCGCCATTGCACGGGCTTGCGTGCACATCGCCGAGGCGCTTCGCGTTGATCCATCCAAAAGTGGAACCTATCATTTTTCGGGTGCGCCTGACGTCAGTTGGGCACAGTTTGCGCGCGCGGTCTTTGACGCCGCACACCGCGCCGTTGCGGTCACTGATATTGCAACGATTGAGTATCCGACTCCTGCGAAGCGGCCACAAAACTCAACGCTGGACTGTACGTCCACAGTTGCGACATTTGGCATTGAGCGCCCCGATTGGCGGGCGCACCTTATTGATTTAATGACAGAATTGGACACGCCGCGATGA
- the rfbB gene encoding dTDP-glucose 4,6-dehydratase, translating into MKLLVTGGAGFIGSAVVRQAIGRGHQVVNVDALTYAACLDNVASVADNPLYAFEHVDIRDRAALDRVFNTHAPDAVMHLAAESHVDRSIDGPSDFVETNITGTFHLLEAARSYWTKTGKPEGFRFHHISTDEVFGSLPRDPQQLFTEDTPYDPRSPYSASKAASDHLVRAWHETYGLPVVVTNCSNNYGPFHFPEKLIPVVILNALAGKPLPIYGDGSNIRDWLYVEDHADALLLVLERGVVGRSYNVGGENERTNLELVETLCAILDQKRPKATGTYADQITFVSDRPGHDARYAIDPTRLRDELGWRPSVTVDEGLEKTVQWYLDHEPWWRALQERAGVGARLGVSQ; encoded by the coding sequence ATGAAGTTACTTGTGACGGGCGGGGCGGGGTTCATTGGGTCTGCCGTTGTACGCCAAGCGATCGGGCGTGGGCATCAGGTTGTGAACGTGGATGCGCTAACGTATGCCGCCTGTTTGGACAATGTCGCCAGTGTTGCAGATAACCCGCTGTATGCCTTTGAGCATGTGGATATTCGTGATCGTGCGGCGTTGGACCGCGTGTTTAATACGCACGCCCCCGATGCCGTCATGCATTTGGCCGCCGAAAGCCACGTCGATCGCTCTATCGATGGTCCGTCAGATTTTGTTGAAACCAACATTACCGGCACGTTTCACCTGTTAGAGGCGGCGCGCTCCTATTGGACCAAAACGGGAAAGCCCGAGGGGTTTCGCTTTCACCACATTTCGACGGATGAGGTGTTTGGCTCGTTGCCGCGCGATCCACAACAGCTTTTCACCGAAGACACTCCTTATGATCCACGCAGTCCCTATTCGGCGTCCAAAGCGGCGTCAGATCATTTGGTGCGCGCATGGCATGAGACCTACGGGCTGCCTGTTGTTGTGACCAATTGCTCAAACAATTACGGCCCGTTTCATTTCCCTGAAAAACTGATCCCTGTGGTGATTTTGAACGCTTTGGCTGGCAAGCCGTTGCCTATTTATGGCGATGGGTCCAACATCCGCGATTGGCTCTATGTTGAGGATCATGCTGATGCGCTTTTGCTGGTGTTAGAGCGTGGCGTTGTCGGGCGTTCCTACAATGTGGGTGGTGAGAATGAGCGTACCAACCTTGAATTGGTAGAGACACTGTGCGCTATTTTGGACCAAAAACGGCCAAAGGCTACGGGGACGTATGCGGATCAAATCACTTTTGTAAGCGACCGACCCGGCCATGACGCCCGCTATGCGATTGACCCGACACGGCTGCGCGATGAGTTGGGGTGGCGTCCGTCTGTGACTGTGGACGAGGGTTTGGAAAAGACCGTGCAATGGTATCTTGATCATGAGCCGTGGTGGCGGGCCTTGCAAGAACGGGCGGGCGTTGGTGCGCGTTTGGGTGTGTCGCAATGA
- the rfbC gene encoding dTDP-4-dehydrorhamnose 3,5-epimerase: MHIETTPLRDVLIITPPRHGDHRGFFGESWNEAALVAAGVRLPAFVQDNHSMSRDVGTVRGLHFQSPPHAQGKLVRCGRGAIFDVAVDVRTGSPTYGQSFGLELSYANGKQLWVPEGFLHGFMTLEPDSEIIYKCTDHYAPECDGAVKWDSAGVAWPVENLTPVISDKDEHAQPLHAFVSPFEFEE, translated from the coding sequence ATGCATATTGAAACGACGCCATTGCGCGATGTGTTAATCATTACACCGCCCCGCCACGGAGATCATCGTGGCTTTTTTGGCGAAAGCTGGAACGAGGCTGCGTTGGTGGCGGCGGGCGTGCGTTTGCCTGCGTTCGTACAAGACAATCATTCGATGTCGCGCGATGTTGGAACGGTGCGTGGTCTGCATTTTCAAAGTCCGCCACATGCTCAAGGTAAGTTGGTGCGCTGCGGGCGTGGCGCAATCTTTGATGTCGCGGTCGATGTACGAACAGGCTCGCCCACCTACGGTCAGTCCTTTGGGTTGGAATTGTCCTATGCCAACGGAAAGCAGCTGTGGGTGCCAGAGGGATTTTTACATGGGTTCATGACGTTGGAGCCGGACAGCGAAATCATTTATAAGTGTACGGATCATTATGCGCCGGAGTGCGATGGTGCGGTTAAATGGGACAGTGCCGGAGTTGCATGGCCGGTGGAAAACCTGACACCCGTCATCTCCGACAAAGACGAGCACGCACAACCCCTACATGCGTTTGTCTCGCCGTTCGAGTTTGAGGAATAG
- a CDS encoding phosphomannomutase — translation MAPSFGTSGLRGLVIDLTDDLITDYVHAFLMTLRTCETLYVGRDLRPSSPAIAATICRVTQAAGVDVVDCGALGTPALALASMSAGHAAIMVTGSHIPADRNGLKFYLPNGEISKSDERSIADAYARQARYSGHQGGTYTYDDAAETRYIARYIDAFGTDALSGCRIGVYRHSSVARDTMEHIFNGLGAQVIPLGNSDTFIPVDTEAVDPATKDMLARWCDAHALDAIASTDGDADRPMLTDATGKVIAGDVLGVLTARALRAQAVVTPVSSNDMVRRMPEFTAVHLTRIGSPFVIAGMDAARGAHADVVGFEANGGFLLGFPAQINGPISPLPTRDCMLPILAPLFAAKSTNQSLADLVQNLPACFTAADRLQNIDRAKAGVFLSNLIDDASERSAFFASFGEIHSVDLTDGLRVDFESGDVVHLRPSGNAPEFRIYAQSVSEARAIEVMEHAKSAVATQIG, via the coding sequence ATGGCTCCTTCGTTTGGCACTAGTGGATTGCGCGGTCTTGTTATCGACCTCACCGACGATCTTATCACAGATTACGTTCATGCGTTTTTGATGACATTGCGCACCTGCGAAACGCTCTATGTTGGACGTGATTTGCGACCATCGTCACCTGCAATCGCCGCAACGATATGCCGTGTCACACAGGCGGCGGGTGTCGATGTCGTGGATTGCGGCGCACTTGGCACCCCTGCCCTCGCCCTCGCGTCCATGTCTGCGGGCCATGCGGCGATCATGGTCACAGGCAGCCACATTCCCGCAGATCGCAACGGTTTGAAATTCTATCTGCCGAACGGTGAAATTTCGAAATCCGACGAGAGGTCTATTGCTGACGCCTACGCGCGACAGGCCCGCTATTCGGGCCACCAAGGCGGGACATACACTTACGATGACGCGGCCGAGACGCGTTATATCGCGCGGTATATCGATGCCTTTGGAACCGATGCTCTGAGCGGTTGCCGCATTGGCGTATATCGCCATTCCTCCGTTGCGCGCGACACAATGGAGCACATTTTCAACGGCCTTGGCGCACAGGTCATCCCATTGGGCAACTCGGACACATTCATTCCCGTCGATACAGAGGCGGTCGATCCGGCCACCAAAGATATGCTGGCGCGATGGTGTGACGCGCACGCTCTAGATGCGATTGCATCCACAGACGGGGACGCCGACCGCCCGATGCTCACGGACGCTACCGGAAAGGTCATTGCGGGAGATGTGCTTGGTGTTTTGACCGCACGTGCGCTACGGGCGCAGGCCGTCGTCACGCCGGTCTCCTCGAACGATATGGTGCGCCGCATGCCGGAATTTACAGCCGTACACCTAACGCGTATCGGGTCGCCGTTTGTTATTGCAGGCATGGACGCGGCGCGCGGGGCGCATGCAGACGTTGTTGGGTTTGAGGCCAATGGCGGGTTCCTTTTGGGCTTTCCCGCACAAATCAACGGGCCGATTTCGCCCCTGCCGACCCGCGACTGTATGTTGCCAATTCTTGCGCCATTGTTTGCCGCAAAATCCACAAACCAAAGCCTCGCGGACTTGGTTCAAAACTTGCCCGCGTGCTTTACCGCTGCGGACCGCCTTCAAAACATTGACCGCGCAAAGGCCGGGGTGTTTTTGTCAAACCTGATCGATGATGCATCCGAACGATCTGCGTTTTTTGCGTCTTTCGGTGAGATCCATTCTGTCGATCTCACGGACGGACTGCGCGTTGATTTTGAAAGCGGCGATGTGGTTCACTTACGCCCGTCCGGAAACGCACCGGAGTTTCGTATCTATGCGCAATCCGTATCCGAAGCCCGCGCAATTGAGGTCATGGAACACGCAAAATCGGCCGTGGCCACACAGATCGGATGA
- a CDS encoding carbohydrate ABC transporter permease — MSLSPRLVSILKSIVVWSFIAFACLPLVQMTLISFVATLPTAQVEVGTLTFGNYANIVEDPNLRSAFVNSIAYVMINILITIPVALPAAYAFSRMSFVGDRHLFLAFIAFRITPPVVLTLPIFQLFSALGIVNSVFGIALAHCLFNLPISIWILQSFISAIPKEMDETAFLDGYSRAGFMRRILVPQIAPGIAVTAFFCFMFSWVEVVFARILTTTNGKPISMAVNALFGFQTDIGLVMAVTVASMIPGAILVFVMRNHLSRGFKIGRV, encoded by the coding sequence ATGAGTCTATCGCCGCGCCTTGTGTCTATTTTGAAATCCATCGTGGTGTGGAGTTTCATTGCCTTTGCCTGTTTGCCTTTGGTCCAGATGACATTGATCAGCTTTGTTGCAACACTGCCCACGGCGCAGGTCGAGGTGGGCACCCTCACGTTTGGAAACTACGCCAATATTGTTGAGGATCCGAATTTACGCTCGGCCTTTGTAAACTCCATCGCTTATGTCATGATCAATATCTTGATCACAATTCCAGTGGCCTTGCCCGCAGCTTATGCATTTTCACGTATGTCATTTGTGGGCGACAGGCATCTTTTTCTCGCCTTCATCGCCTTTCGGATCACACCGCCTGTGGTGCTGACCTTGCCCATATTTCAACTGTTTTCGGCCCTTGGGATCGTCAACTCTGTGTTCGGGATCGCGTTGGCGCATTGCCTGTTCAATCTGCCGATTTCGATCTGGATTTTGCAGAGCTTCATTTCTGCTATTCCCAAAGAAATGGACGAAACTGCATTTCTCGATGGCTATTCCCGCGCGGGATTTATGCGCCGCATTTTGGTGCCGCAAATTGCGCCAGGGATCGCTGTGACAGCCTTCTTTTGTTTTATGTTTTCATGGGTCGAAGTGGTCTTTGCACGCATCTTGACCACGACAAATGGCAAACCGATCAGCATGGCAGTCAATGCGCTATTCGGGTTTCAAACCGATATCGGGTTGGTCATGGCCGTCACGGTCGCCTCGATGATCCCCGGTGCGATCTTGGTGTTTGTGATGCGCAACCACCTCTCGCGAGGCTTTAAAATCGGTAGGGTTTAG
- a CDS encoding carbohydrate ABC transporter permease, protein MKERNNIGWVYVFPAMSVLGLVGLIPLVTVVNYSFFEIFILDSRFWIGTEWYADLITSARFWESFARSGLFSTLILSVQIPLGVAIALCMPQREIWVGVALAFIALPLLVPWNMIPALWLSLLNPARSIIADVLVFVGWPPDWKDSVGHTWAVLVVMDVWHWTSLVVILCYSALTTIPAAHYQAAAIDSAGPWQVFRYIQLPKLRHVLLMAVLLRFMDSFMIYTEAFPINAGGPDHATLFLAVDLGEEIKAFNYGPSAARSVIYFLIIVAVAWMFTKAQAKLDDPSERAAP, encoded by the coding sequence ATGAAAGAGCGCAACAACATAGGCTGGGTGTATGTGTTTCCGGCGATGTCCGTTTTGGGGTTGGTGGGTCTGATTCCGCTTGTGACGGTTGTAAACTATTCGTTTTTTGAGATTTTCATTCTGGATTCACGGTTTTGGATCGGTACGGAATGGTATGCCGATCTAATCACCTCCGCGCGGTTTTGGGAAAGTTTCGCACGTAGTGGGTTGTTCTCGACCCTCATTTTGAGTGTTCAAATTCCGCTTGGGGTCGCGATTGCGCTATGTATGCCGCAGCGCGAGATTTGGGTCGGGGTGGCGCTCGCGTTTATTGCGTTGCCGCTTTTGGTGCCTTGGAACATGATCCCCGCGCTCTGGTTGAGCCTGCTAAATCCCGCGCGCAGCATCATCGCGGATGTGTTGGTGTTTGTCGGATGGCCCCCCGATTGGAAGGATTCGGTCGGGCATACGTGGGCGGTGCTGGTTGTGATGGATGTTTGGCACTGGACCAGCCTTGTGGTGATTTTGTGCTACTCTGCGCTCACCACAATTCCCGCCGCGCACTATCAAGCGGCCGCAATAGACTCGGCGGGGCCATGGCAGGTGTTCCGCTATATCCAATTGCCCAAGCTGCGCCACGTCTTGTTGATGGCTGTCCTACTTCGGTTCATGGATTCGTTTATGATTTACACCGAAGCGTTTCCAATCAACGCGGGCGGGCCAGATCACGCCACGCTGTTTCTCGCGGTTGATCTAGGCGAGGAGATCAAGGCCTTTAACTACGGGCCGTCCGCCGCGCGCTCTGTGATCTACTTTTTGATTATCGTTGCCGTAGCGTGGATGTTTACCAAGGCCCAAGCCAAGCTCGACGATCCCTCCGAAAGGGCGGCCCCATGA